In Aspergillus fumigatus Af293 chromosome 4, whole genome shotgun sequence, one genomic interval encodes:
- a CDS encoding putative RTA1 domain protein gives MLLEAHQAIALMDPEHCTLDTCPIQNAYIHYQPTIAGNSVYLALFGIFLFTQLIQSIFFRMWGFAGAMAAGLVLEKLDLSQPWTGFLLCCPLPAPRLDHHHLPRRRDLAVEAQKLCHLLRFMRCHCAHPAERRWSSYLCGRRCRWSTNGIERHDCRSSLPGCCTDSFYCPSFSLQSVYDVDISRENISDLANNEIAFMILEGAMVSITCLCLTIMHPGIYLGSRNKRKGVLSEDVAMLSMR, from the exons ATGCTACTAGAAGCTCATCAAGCAATTGCTCTCATGGATCCTGAACATTGTACGCTCGATACCTGTCCCATACAGAATGCCTACATCCATTACCAGCCCACCATCGCGGGCAACAGTGTCTACCTGGCACTATtcggcatcttcctcttcacccaACTAATCCAGTCCATTTTCTTTCGCATGTGGGGATTCGCCGGAGCTATGGCAGCTGGACTAGTTCTTGAG AAACTTGATTTGTCTCAGCCTTGGACCGGTTTTCTTCTGTGCTGCCCTCTACCTGCTCCTCGgctagatcatcatcatctaccACGGCGAAGAGATCTCGCGGTTGAAGCCCAGAAACTatgccatcttcttcgtttcATGCGATGTCATTGCGCTCATCCTGCAGAGCGCCGGTGGAGCTCTTACCTCTGCGGCCGAAGATGCCGATGGTCGACAAATGGGATTGAACGTCATGATTGCCGGTCTAGTCTTCCAGGTTGCTGCACTGACTCTTTTTATTGCCCTAGCTTCAGTTTGCAATCTGTCTACGACGTCGACATCTCAAGGGAGAATATCAG TGACCTGGCCAACAACGAGATAGCATTTATGATTTTGGAAGGAGCGATGGTTTCGATCACCTGCCTTTGCTTGACAATTATGCATCCAGGGATATACTTGGGGAGTCGGAACAAGCGCAAGGGTGTCCTGAGCGAAGACGTTGCCATGCTATCAATGAGGTAA